The Humulus lupulus chromosome 4, drHumLupu1.1, whole genome shotgun sequence genome has a window encoding:
- the LOC133831035 gene encoding DNA-binding protein S1FA-like produces the protein MDESGVDAKPKGLNGGLIVLIVVFGLLLVFLIGNFILYTYAQKNLPPKKKKPVSKKKMKKERLKQGVSAPGE, from the exons ATGGACGAGTCCGGTGTG GATGCCAAACCCAAAGGGCTTAATGGAGGATTGATAGTGTTGATTGTTGTTTTTGGACTACTACTGGTGTTCCTCATTGGGAATTTCATACTCTACACTTACGCTCAGAAGAATCTTCCTCCGAAAAAGAAGAAGCCCGTCtccaagaagaagatgaagaaagagCGACTGAAGCAAGGAGTCTCCGCCCCAGGAGAATAG